TTTTGACAGCCAGTTGCCATACAGCGGACCGGCCAGAATCACCGCCGGCACTGCGATACAAAACCCCAGCAACATCGTCAGGCCAAGGTCGGCATGCAGCGCACTGACCGCAATCAATGGCCCAGGATGGGGCGGCATCAACGCGTGCAGCGTGGTCATCCCGGCCAGTGCCGGAATCGCAATCTTCAGCAGCGGCTGACCCGACTGGCGCGCCATCACGAAAATGATCGGCACCATCATTACCAGACCGACCTCGAAAAACAGCGGCAGGCCAATGACCATTGCCACCAACGCCATCACCCACGGCAGCGCCTTGCCCTTGCCCAGCCCGAGCAACGTGGACGCGATCCGGTCTGCAGCGCCGGACTCCGCCATCAACGCGCCCAGCATGGCACCTAGCGCAATGATGATCCCGGCCTCGCCGAGTATCCCGCCAGCGCCCTTACTGAACGCCTTGGCCACGGCTTCGGCAGGCAGCCCGGCACCGATCCCGGCAATGAACGTACCGATCAGAATCGACAGAAACGGCGGGAGTTTGGTGGCACTGATGAGAACAATGATGGTGGCGATTGCGATCAGGCAGCAGACGATCAATTGGGTGTCGTGCAACACCCAGACAGCAGAAGAAGCGTCCAACAGCGGACTCCTTATCATTTGGTGGTAATCAGCACTAGCGAAACAACTTGTATCAATTTACCAAACGATACCGGATGCGACATTGCGCCGCAGTGAAACTTTTGACAGCGAAGCTGTGTGGTCAGGGTCTCACGGCCATCTTTAGGAACGCGTTTGCATTCTGTCTGATGACAACTATGGACCTGACACAACGCATTCGCGGGCAAGCGCGCTCCTACAAGGCCTGAGTAACCTGCGCGCACTCAATCAACACATCGCGCAATGCCTGCGCGGCGGCCGACATTTTGTGGTCGGCCAGCGTCATCAAACCAATGCGCCGTTCGATGATCGGGCCTTCCAGCGCGATGCAGCGCGCGCCCAGTTCCTGCATTTGCTGAATGCACAGCGACGGCACTGCACTGACGCCCAGACCGTTGGCAACCATTCTGCCCACGGTGGACAACTGGTGGCTTTCGAAGGCCACCGACAACCTGCCGTGCTGAACGCGCAGGTCCTGCTCCAGCAACAATCTCACTGCGGAAGGTCGCTGCAACGTAATGAAGTCGTGGTGCAGCAACTCATCCCAGGTCACCAGCCCCTTCTCGGCGAGCGTTGAATCCATCGGCACCACCGCCACAAACCGGTCTGTGTAGAACGGCGTGAACGACAACGTGTTACTCGATTCCGGCTCGAAACCGACACCGAGTTCCACGCGCCGATGGTCTACCATTTCCAGCACCTGTTCGTTGATCACATCGTGCACCGCGACATTGACCCTCGGGTAACGCTGACGGAACACCTTCAGCGCAGCCGGCAACAGATTGCCCGCGAATGAAGGCATGGCCGCCACCGAGACCTTGCCCAGTTGCAACGTGAAGCGCTGGCGCAGCAGTTCTTCTGTGTTGTCCCAATCGGCCAGCAGTTGGCGGGCAATGGGCAGCAGGGTTTCGCCTTCAGGGGTCAGGCTCACATTGCGCGTGGTGCGGGTCAGCAGTTGACCGCCGAGGTCTTCCTCGAGGGCCTTGATCGTCAGGCTTAGTGCCGGTTGCGAAAGGTGCAGCCGTTCCCCGGCCTGGGCAAAGCTCAGGCACTGAGCGACCGCCAGAAAAGCGCGAAGCTGCTTCACATTCATTTATTTACTTTTCTTATCAATCAATGAAAAAAACAAAATTAACAAATCA
The DNA window shown above is from Pseudomonas sp. BSw22131 and carries:
- a CDS encoding LysR family transcriptional regulator, whose translation is MNVKQLRAFLAVAQCLSFAQAGERLHLSQPALSLTIKALEEDLGGQLLTRTTRNVSLTPEGETLLPIARQLLADWDNTEELLRQRFTLQLGKVSVAAMPSFAGNLLPAALKVFRQRYPRVNVAVHDVINEQVLEMVDHRRVELGVGFEPESSNTLSFTPFYTDRFVAVVPMDSTLAEKGLVTWDELLHHDFITLQRPSAVRLLLEQDLRVQHGRLSVAFESHQLSTVGRMVANGLGVSAVPSLCIQQMQELGARCIALEGPIIERRIGLMTLADHKMSAAAQALRDVLIECAQVTQAL